TCAAATACAGACATAAACGATTTACGAATTATGTCTGAAATATCAAAACGCCCGCAGATTAAAAAAATGGCGTTAAATGCTGCAAATAAATTTATTAATTAATTATTTAAAATTGTTTTATTATGAAATATCCAAAAAAGCCTAAACTAAAAAGTTTACCGAAAAGGCCTAAGGCATCTGCAACCGTTCAAACGTGGGAAATCTATGAGAAAAGATGCCAAGAGGTGCAGAAAGAAAATGCAACTAAGTTAAAAAACTGGGAAAGTGATAAGAAAAAAATTGATTTAGGTTTGAAGAAAAAACAAAAAATCCAGGAAAAAACCAAAGGTATTGGTAGGATGTAATTAAAATTTTGATAGCAAAAAAAACAAAGAACAAAACTGATCATGTTAGATCTATAATTGTTTTGCTATCAAATATATTCCTACAGTTTAATGTCCGGGAAGTTTTTTGTTATCAAAAAAATATGGCAGAAATAAAAGAAATATTATCATATCAGGGAAAAACCGTATTTCCAAAAGGCAGTAGTTTAAATGTACGTCATTTACCGTCTGTTAAAAAAGGGAAGATACTTTTCAATGTAAAACGAGGCAAGTCTGTTGGAACTGCTACTGGTGGTTTTGTTTTTTTTAGTAATGATAAGGTTGGTAGTAAAAACGTATGGTCTCAAATATTTTTACCTAAAAAATATAACGGCAAAAACACAGGGTATGTAAGAACTGATGTTGTTGGTTTTGATATTGTTGAAGAAGCAGGCGGGGATGTTACAGGGAATGATTCAAAAACAGTAATAAGAGGACTTGTTAAAAATGATGTTCTTATATATAAGAGATTGCTGGTAATTTCAGAAGTGCTTGAAAGATCAGAAAGATTAAATGTTAATATAGGTAGTTCAAAAGAATTATTATCACAGTTAACAAACAGATATGAAGCACGTCAGAAATCTTTAAGAAAAAACAAGGCTGTTGAAACAATTGATTTTTTTGATAATGTTTATTCATGGCTAAAAAATAAATTTGGTTTATCTGGTATATATAATATTGGTGCAGTACAGTTTATTCCTATAGCTGTTGGTGCCGTTGCGGGTATAGTTGCATCGGTGGCATTATATTATATGTTTAAGCCGAAATATGATGAGAGTCAGCGGGATTTGAAAATCACTGGTTGTTTTAAAGAGTTTTTGAATAAATTACCTGAAGATAAAAAAAATAAAATTACGGAAGATTTGGAAAAACAAATTGACGATGCTTATAATGTTGGTTTAACTGAAGGTAAGTTTGGCAGTCTTTTTTCAACCTTAAAGTATGTTTTAATAGCTGGTGGTGGTTTTGTTCTTATAAGCAAGTTGCCTGATTTAATTAATAAAACTAAAAATAGTAAAAAGGGTGAATAATAGTTTTGAAAATATTAAATATTTTAAATTAAAAGAATTTGATTCTCCAGACATGTATGGTTCAGGTAAAAATATGCAGCGTAGGTTTTTGTTAAAATTAGATAAAGCAAGGGAAACTGCCAATATTCCTTTTATTATAACTTCCGGTTTTAGAACAGAAAATTATAATCAGGAACTTATCGACAAAGGCTATCAGGCCGTTAATGAATCCGCACACTGTATTGGATTAGCAGCTGATATTTATTATTCTCAAAAAAATTTTAATATTATGCTTAATTCTTTAATTGGTGCAGGATTTAAGCGTATTGGTATTGGTAAAAGTTTTTTTCATGTCGATATTGACGATAATAATCGTCCATCACCTGCTGTTTGGGTTTATGATACTACACCCTCATCAATTGCGAAACTTAAAGGAAAAATATATAATTATATAAAAGATATTATTGCGTCAAAAAAAAAGTTAAAACATTTTGTTTGTTGGTTACAGGAGCCGTATTAGTTTTTACAACTATAAAAATAAGTGAGACAAATGATTAAACACGAAATAAAAGGATACGATATTAGCCTTGATATAATAAAAACTATACCGCAAGCAAGGGCATTAAACGTAGAAAATTCTATTACGGAATATGACACATTTATACCAACGTCAACAATATACACCGAAGGTGCTGTAATAGATGTAAGAACAAGCGATTATGTAACACTATATTGGCAGAAATCAGCTTCAGATGCTGATAATTCATGTTTAAGAATTATTACACTTGAAACATCAGGTGGGACAGTTGATTATCGGGAAGTTTTTGATGGTGTAATTACGGGAGGTGTGATATCTTTATCAGAAGTTGTTTACGAGATTGATAAGGCTGTGGGTGTTAATAAAAAAACATTTAACGTTGTGGGCTTAAATTATATTCGCTTTGATGTTGCAAAAGCAACAGATGTAGGTACCGACTCAATATTTACAACAAAAATTAGTAAACGACCAACTCCTTGATTTATATTTAAAAAATCACAGGGAATATACAAGTTTAATATAGTTAAATGTTTTTATGAAAAACAGATATGAGGGAATCAATATACAGCAAAGATATTAGATGTATATTTAGGGAGGTTTTTAATTCTGAACAAGATGTTATTCGGAATGGCGTCTTAGTTGGTAGTGCAGCTTTTATTAATAATGGTTTGATAACACTCATTGATGATGTTAATTCTTATGTAGATTGTAAAAAATTAATAAATAAAATATGTTCTGTTCGTTTTAAAATTAAACCAATTGATTTTCATCAATATCAATATTTAGCTGATTTTAGACATAGTGGTGGAATAGGTTGTATTTATATTAATATAAATAATGGTATTGTTTTTGTAAGTAGTGGAAATATTTATGTTGATGGTGTGCAAACAAATGTTGTTACAGCAGGAGTTTACAATGAGATAGTTGTTGTTGGTATAAATATTAATTGTACAAAATTAGTTTTTTTTGCTAAAAACGACCATAGTGTTAATCAAATGTTCGGCGGTGAAGTAGATTTAATAGAGGTCTATGGAGGAGTTCTTTCGACCGAAGAAATAAGTAATTTATATAATAACAAAGCATATAAAGAGACTTTATTCAAAGATGAAGTATTAAGTATAGATTCAAGATTGGGAGAGGTTATTGATAGATGGGGTAATTCTATTATTAATACAGATGTTGATATTATTAGGGATGGTTATATATATAACCAATATTATAATGGTATAACATCTCTACTTGCGATTTTTAATAATGTTAAATTAAATTTTGGTGAGGGTAATTTTAGTATTTTAGTTTGGATAAAAGCCACTGTCGATAATACAGTGAGATATAAGGTAATTTTAGGAAAAACCGAAACGGAAAACAAGAATGTTTATAGATTATTTTTATTTAGTAGTAATGGTTATCCTTATTTAAGAATAGCTAATGGTTTAACATGGATTGATATAAGTTATTTTCAAGATTTAAGAGATAATGTATGGCATTTAGTATGTGTAACTGTAAACAGAAGCGGAAACGGTATTATGTATGTAGATGCTTGTGCGGGTACACCGGTTAGTTTAAATTTTTTTTTAGGCAGCATTGATAATATTAATAATTTAAGTGTCGGATTTGATTCTGACTGGGGGGTTGCGAATGCTTATTTTGAAGGAGCTATAAGCGTGTTAAAATTTGTAAAAAAAGAATTGACTGCAGAACAAATATCACAAATTTTTATGTCAACTAAAAATTATTACGGATTATAAATTTTAAATATAAAAAACTTATCTTCATGAATAATATTCCAGATATACCGGGAGGAGCGTTAACAATAATGGCAATATTGTTAAATATTAACGAATGGGTTTTTGTTCATTTGAATTTTAATTTTGTTATGACATTTATAATATCTTTATTATCAGTAGTATATTTAGTTTGTAGAATTTATTTAGTATTTATTAATATAAAAAAAGGTAAAATAGAATTAAGAAAGAATATAAAAAATAGTGATTAAAGATTATTCCATTTTTCCATTTCTTTAAATTTTAACTTATCAACTATTTTAGCATAAATTTGTGTTGTTTTTAAATCTTTATGTCCTAAAATTTTACTTATTACCTCAATTGGTATTCCTATCGTTAAGCTAATTACAGCAAATGTATGTCTTGAGCAATGAAATGATATGTTTTTATTGATATTTGCATAAAGTATTATGATTTTTAAAAATTCGTTTGTTTTTTGGTTTGTAATAACTCTAAACAATTTTTCTTCTGGTTCTTTTTTTGTTAAATGTTTTATAGCATGCCTGGTTAACGGTATTGTTATATATTCTTTGGTTTTATGCTGTTTAAAAGACAGTTGGTTGTTGTTTATATTACAACTTTTTAATCTTTCCATATCACTGTATCTAACACCAGTATAACAAGCGAAAAGAAAATATCTTAATACGTTTTTTAATTTTTCTGGTATATTTTTTATGAGTAGTTTTTCGAGTGATTTTAATTCTTCAATTGTTAGAAATTCTTTATGAGTTTCTTCATATCTTATTTTTAAATGTGCAAATGGATTTTTGGTTATTAAGTTTTTTCTAATAGCTATATTTAATAGTTTTTTTATAGCTTTAAAACTTCCAGATATTGTATTGGTACAATTATTTAATTTATTTCTAAGATAAAATTCGTATTCATTTAAAAAGTTCAAGTCAATATCTGTTATAAGTATAGTGTTTCTAAATTTTTTTAATTTTGATAATTCTTTCTTATAATACTTAATTGTTCCTTTTGCATATTTCCCTGGCATTAATTCAATTTCTTTTTTAAAAAAATCAAAAAATGACAAAGGTTCTGAATTATTTGAATATGTTTTTTTTAAAATATTGAAAGAAATTTCTTTGTTTTGGAGTTGAAGATTTAATAAAATATCATCAATTTTTAATTTTTCTTTAATTAAAAAATGGTTGATTTTATTTGAAAGTGGATGTTGTGATTTGACTATACCTTTCCCTTCATCCCAAAAGGAAGGTTTTATAAACTTGTTTAAACTAATATAATTAGTTTTTCTGTTTATTGTTATTCTTATGTAGAAGCAAGCCGTTTCGTCTTTACGAATAAAATCCTTTCTTAAAATGATTTTAGTGTTTAACGATTTGTTTAACGGCCCGTTTATCGTTAAACAATTGGTAAACATTTTTAGTTTGTTTAAAAAATGAAAACAAATGTTTAACGATACAAAAACCCGAAAATCAATTAATTATGTTTTTTAGGCGAATGTTTTCAAACGCTTAAAAAACGCTTTTAGTGATCCAGCTGGGTTTCGAACCCAGGACCCCATCCTTAAAAGGGATGTGCTCTACCAGCTGAGCTACTGAATCAAATTCTTCAAAAATCGACTGCAAAGATAATAGCAATATTTTATTTTACAAATGCATTTAACATTTTTTTAATATATATATTATTTTTATATAAACATCAGAAATAGAGCATATTAAAACATAAATACTTTTCTATCGCCATTTGATTTTGCATATCCTCTGAACATTCCTGAGGTATTAAAACTGAATGTTATATTACCTGTTTTATCTATTGCAATTATACCTCCATTTCCATTGGCTTTAACCAATTTGTTGTTAATAACATAATCTGCAGCTTCTTGTAGTGAATAGTTTTTGTATTCTATTAAAGCCGATATATCATAAGCTACAACATACCTGATAAAGTATTCACCATGTCCTGTAGATGAAATTGCACATGTTTTATTATTTGCATATGTTCCTGCACCAATTATCGGCGAATCACCTATTCTTCCGTATTTTTTGTTAGTACGACCTCCTGTTGATGTTCCTGCTGCAAGATTTCCATATTTATCTAAAGCAACACAACCAACTGTTCCGTGTTTATTTTCTGATAATTCATTTTCTTTTTTCAAAATTTTCTGAAGATTTTCCCATCTTTTATCAGTATAAAAATATTCCCGGTCAACTATTTCAAGATTTTGATTTTTTGCGAATTCTAAAGCACCTTCACCTGAAAGTAATACGTGTTCGGAATTTATCATAACCAGTTTTGCAGCAGATATAGGATTTTTTATATTTGTAACTCCTGCCACAGCACCTGCATTTAAAGTTTTGCCATCCATTATTGAGGCGTCAAGTTCATTAGTGCCATTATGTGTAAATACAGCACCCTTTCCCGCATTAAAAAGCGGTGAATTTTCAAGTATCATTATTGTTTTTTCAACTGCATCAATAGCTGTACCATTATTTTTCAGGATATAAATACCGGAATCTAAAGCTTCACTTAATTTTGTTTTATACTTAACCTGAATAGAATCAGGAATATCGTTTTTCGAAAAATTCCCTGCACCACCATGAATAGCGATTGCGTACAGATTATTATTATAATTTTCGTTTTTTTTATTCGTATTATTTCCTATATCTATATTCAAGAATTTAATTACTGGAATAAATAATATAACCGGTATAATAAACAGAACTATTATCCATAAGTATGGTTTTATTGTCTTCATAAGATAATATTTTAATCTTTGGATTTACAGTAATGTAAATTTACTAAAAATAATCATTAAAATAATTACTATTTTTCAAG
This window of the Bacteroidales bacterium genome carries:
- a CDS encoding LamG domain-containing protein translates to MRESIYSKDIRCIFREVFNSEQDVIRNGVLVGSAAFINNGLITLIDDVNSYVDCKKLINKICSVRFKIKPIDFHQYQYLADFRHSGGIGCIYININNGIVFVSSGNIYVDGVQTNVVTAGVYNEIVVVGININCTKLVFFAKNDHSVNQMFGGEVDLIEVYGGVLSTEEISNLYNNKAYKETLFKDEVLSIDSRLGEVIDRWGNSIINTDVDIIRDGYIYNQYYNGITSLLAIFNNVKLNFGEGNFSILVWIKATVDNTVRYKVILGKTETENKNVYRLFLFSSNGYPYLRIANGLTWIDISYFQDLRDNVWHLVCVTVNRSGNGIMYVDACAGTPVSLNFFLGSIDNINNLSVGFDSDWGVANAYFEGAISVLKFVKKELTAEQISQIFMSTKNYYGL
- a CDS encoding site-specific integrase, whose amino-acid sequence is MFTNCLTINGPLNKSLNTKIILRKDFIRKDETACFYIRITINRKTNYISLNKFIKPSFWDEGKGIVKSQHPLSNKINHFLIKEKLKIDDILLNLQLQNKEISFNILKKTYSNNSEPLSFFDFFKKEIELMPGKYAKGTIKYYKKELSKLKKFRNTILITDIDLNFLNEYEFYLRNKLNNCTNTISGSFKAIKKLLNIAIRKNLITKNPFAHLKIRYEETHKEFLTIEELKSLEKLLIKNIPEKLKNVLRYFLFACYTGVRYSDMERLKSCNINNNQLSFKQHKTKEYITIPLTRHAIKHLTKKEPEEKLFRVITNQKTNEFLKIIILYANINKNISFHCSRHTFAVISLTIGIPIEVISKILGHKDLKTTQIYAKIVDKLKFKEMEKWNNL
- a CDS encoding isoaspartyl peptidase/L-asparaginase yields the protein MKTIKPYLWIIVLFIIPVILFIPVIKFLNIDIGNNTNKKNENYNNNLYAIAIHGGAGNFSKNDIPDSIQVKYKTKLSEALDSGIYILKNNGTAIDAVEKTIMILENSPLFNAGKGAVFTHNGTNELDASIMDGKTLNAGAVAGVTNIKNPISAAKLVMINSEHVLLSGEGALEFAKNQNLEIVDREYFYTDKRWENLQKILKKENELSENKHGTVGCVALDKYGNLAAGTSTGGRTNKKYGRIGDSPIIGAGTYANNKTCAISSTGHGEYFIRYVVAYDISALIEYKNYSLQEAADYVINNKLVKANGNGGIIAIDKTGNITFSFNTSGMFRGYAKSNGDRKVFMF